A genome region from Mycolicibacterium litorale includes the following:
- a CDS encoding response regulator transcription factor, translated as MAPPPHQPITVALVDDYDVVLMGVANMFDRYRDRVVVAEIDANMGLEDAVDIVLYDSFAQPESDHDEIAVLVANPRARRVVVYTWNFHPDLIASARQKGADGYLSKTLPARELVAALEAVHAGETVISDVPPRARGPVGLDWPGRGEGLSDRESEILALITQGKSNADVAALTYLSPNTIKSYIRTIYRKIGVASRTQAVLWGVEHGFTPDHNRIEHWKGGP; from the coding sequence ATGGCGCCGCCGCCCCATCAGCCGATCACCGTCGCGCTCGTCGACGATTACGACGTCGTGCTGATGGGCGTGGCCAACATGTTCGATCGGTACCGCGACCGCGTCGTCGTGGCGGAGATCGACGCCAACATGGGTTTGGAGGACGCGGTCGATATCGTCCTCTACGACTCGTTCGCCCAACCCGAGTCCGATCACGACGAGATCGCCGTCCTGGTCGCCAATCCGCGGGCTCGCCGAGTCGTGGTGTACACGTGGAACTTTCACCCTGATCTCATCGCCAGCGCCCGGCAGAAAGGTGCCGACGGCTACCTGTCCAAGACGCTGCCTGCGCGAGAACTGGTCGCGGCGCTGGAGGCGGTGCACGCCGGCGAGACCGTCATCAGCGACGTCCCGCCGCGGGCCCGTGGCCCGGTCGGACTCGACTGGCCCGGCCGGGGCGAGGGACTCAGTGACCGGGAGTCCGAGATCCTGGCCCTCATCACCCAGGGCAAGAGCAACGCCGACGTCGCGGCGTTGACGTATCTGAGCCCGAACACGATCAAGTCGTACATCCGCACCATTTACCGCAAGATCGGGGTGGCGAGCCGCACCCAGGCCGTGTTGTGGGGCGTCGAACACGGCTTCACGCCCGATCACAACCGCATCGAACACTGGAAAGGTGGGCCCTGA
- a CDS encoding diflavin oxidoreductase has translation MTGRPDFSLIVGFGTDMGNAEDAAMTFAEDCQAVGIDAEAIELNQVEMADLRAASHFAVVTSTFGDGEFPDNATLFWEAISAETAPLDHLSFAVLALGDTGYDLFCNAGKLLDERLEALGATRMVERVDVDGSYVQPAKAWTTDVLKLLQAAHGDQGAPAPDAVVEPAARERHLPVDTHLTVNRVLTAADSDKEVRHYEIDLTGSGIAYTAGDSLAVHAKNDPELVDAILTALGARSDQAVADRDEPLGTLLTEHLEIRAPSRALQALVATRTRDADAAAALRAEATPTPGDWLYGRDVLDLLRLADLSVDEVVDTLRPLQFRDYSIASSPVVHPGSAHLTVATVRYTSGDRRHGGVASTFLADRGRSLRVHLRPNHAFRLPAADVPIVMVGPGTGIAPFRGFLQERQATAAPGRSWLFFGDRHRATHYLYGDELEGFADCGTLTRLDLAFSRDQAAKHYVQHRMRDNAAELFAWLQDGAHIYVCGDADRMAKDVDRALHEIVAECGGLDADAAHAYVNDLIKTHRYVRDVY, from the coding sequence ATGACCGGCCGACCGGACTTCTCGCTGATCGTCGGCTTCGGCACCGACATGGGCAATGCCGAGGACGCCGCGATGACGTTCGCCGAGGACTGCCAGGCCGTGGGCATCGACGCCGAGGCGATCGAACTCAACCAGGTCGAGATGGCCGACCTGCGGGCCGCGTCACACTTCGCGGTGGTCACCTCGACGTTCGGTGACGGCGAGTTCCCCGACAACGCCACGCTGTTCTGGGAGGCGATCAGCGCCGAGACCGCCCCGTTGGATCACCTGAGCTTCGCGGTCCTCGCGCTCGGCGACACCGGCTACGACCTGTTCTGCAACGCCGGAAAGCTGCTCGACGAACGCCTGGAGGCCCTCGGCGCGACGCGGATGGTCGAGCGCGTGGACGTCGACGGCTCCTACGTGCAACCCGCCAAGGCGTGGACCACCGACGTCCTCAAACTGCTGCAGGCCGCGCACGGCGACCAGGGCGCGCCCGCGCCGGACGCCGTCGTCGAGCCGGCTGCGCGGGAACGCCACCTGCCCGTCGACACGCACCTCACCGTCAACCGAGTGCTCACCGCCGCCGACTCCGACAAAGAGGTCCGCCACTACGAGATCGACCTCACCGGCTCTGGAATCGCCTACACCGCAGGCGATTCCCTTGCCGTGCACGCCAAGAACGACCCCGAGCTGGTCGACGCGATCCTCACCGCACTCGGCGCCCGCAGCGACCAGGCGGTCGCCGACCGCGACGAACCGCTGGGCACGCTGCTCACCGAACACCTCGAGATCCGCGCACCGTCGCGGGCCCTGCAGGCCCTGGTCGCCACGAGAACCCGCGACGCGGACGCCGCGGCGGCCCTGCGCGCCGAGGCCACCCCGACGCCCGGTGACTGGTTGTACGGGAGGGACGTCCTCGACCTGCTCCGGCTCGCCGACCTGAGCGTCGACGAGGTCGTCGACACGTTGCGCCCGTTGCAGTTTCGCGACTACTCGATCGCGTCGAGTCCGGTGGTCCACCCCGGCAGCGCGCACCTGACCGTGGCCACGGTCCGCTACACCTCGGGCGACCGCCGCCACGGCGGCGTGGCCTCGACGTTCCTGGCCGACCGCGGCCGGTCCCTGCGGGTGCACCTGCGGCCCAACCACGCCTTCCGGCTGCCCGCGGCCGACGTGCCGATCGTCATGGTCGGGCCCGGCACCGGTATCGCCCCCTTCCGCGGCTTCCTGCAGGAGCGTCAGGCCACCGCCGCGCCCGGGCGGTCGTGGCTGTTCTTCGGGGACCGCCACCGCGCGACGCACTACCTCTACGGCGATGAACTCGAGGGCTTCGCCGATTGCGGGACACTGACCAGGCTCGATCTGGCGTTCTCACGGGACCAGGCGGCGAAACACTATGTGCAGCACCGGATGCGGGACAACGCGGCGGAACTCTTCGCATGGCTGCAGGACGGCGCGCACATCTACGTGTGCGGCGACGCCGACCGGATGGCCAAAGACGTCGACCGAGCCCTGCACGAGATCGTCGCCGAGTGCGGCGGGTTGGACGCCGACGCGGCGCACGCGTACGTCAACGACCTGATCAAGACCCACCGCTACGTACGCGACGTGTACTAG
- a CDS encoding GlsB/YeaQ/YmgE family stress response membrane protein, whose product MIGLIISLLVIGLIAGALARLLVPGKQNLSIPMTIALGVVGSFVGGLLGYLLFHKDGAEGFFQPSGIIGSVVGAVIVLVIWLRVGGRRSVRSR is encoded by the coding sequence ATGATCGGACTCATCATCAGCCTCCTCGTCATCGGACTCATCGCCGGCGCCCTTGCCCGCCTGCTGGTTCCGGGCAAGCAGAACCTGTCGATCCCGATGACCATCGCACTCGGGGTCGTCGGTTCGTTCGTCGGCGGACTGCTCGGATACCTGCTGTTCCACAAGGACGGTGCGGAGGGGTTCTTCCAGCCGTCCGGCATCATCGGCTCCGTCGTCGGAGCTGTCATCGTTCTGGTGATCTGGCTGCGTGTCGGGGGTCGCAGATCGGTCCGCTCCCGGTAG
- a CDS encoding STAS domain-containing protein encodes MAVEQSWVRRTVVLTVSGDLDMLTAPTLAEAIRSAARHAPTALIVDLSTVQFLASAGMTLLVTTQEELAPSIRFGVVADGPATSRPLRLVGVDRFVTLYRTLPDALVAVAER; translated from the coding sequence TTGGCGGTCGAGCAGAGCTGGGTGCGGCGGACCGTGGTGCTCACGGTTTCGGGTGACCTCGACATGCTGACCGCTCCTACGCTGGCCGAAGCAATCCGGTCCGCAGCCCGACATGCGCCCACCGCGCTGATCGTGGACCTGTCCACGGTGCAGTTCCTGGCGTCAGCGGGGATGACCCTGCTGGTCACCACACAGGAAGAGCTTGCACCGTCGATCCGATTCGGTGTCGTCGCCGACGGCCCCGCTACCAGTCGGCCGCTGAGACTGGTCGGGGTGGACCGGTTCGTGACCCTGTACCGGACCCTCCCCGATGCCCTTGTCGCCGTCGCCGAGCGATGA